The following coding sequences lie in one Nocardioides sambongensis genomic window:
- the purE gene encoding 5-(carboxyamino)imidazole ribonucleotide mutase, which yields MTARVGIVMGSDSDWPVMEAAADALGEFDVTFEADVVSAHRMPEEMLDYGKRAADRGLSVIIAGAGGAAHLPGMLASVTPLPVIGVPVPLKYLDGMDSLLSIVQMPAGVPVATVAVGGARNAGLLAVRILAATDPSLQRRMLDFQADLKAAAHAKGTVVRERATRAPVVE from the coding sequence ATGACTGCGCGTGTCGGCATCGTGATGGGTTCGGACTCCGACTGGCCGGTGATGGAGGCCGCGGCCGACGCGCTGGGCGAGTTCGACGTGACGTTCGAGGCCGATGTCGTCTCCGCCCACCGGATGCCGGAGGAGATGCTCGACTACGGCAAGCGCGCCGCGGACCGCGGGCTGTCGGTGATCATCGCCGGCGCCGGCGGGGCGGCCCACCTCCCGGGCATGCTCGCCTCGGTCACCCCGCTGCCGGTGATCGGGGTGCCGGTGCCGCTGAAGTACCTCGACGGCATGGACTCGCTGCTCTCCATCGTGCAGATGCCCGCCGGGGTGCCGGTGGCCACCGTCGCGGTGGGCGGGGCCCGTAACGCCGGACTGCTGGCGGTGCGGATCCTCGCCGCGACGGACCCGTCGCTGCAGCGGCGGATGCTGGACTTCCAGGCCGATCTGAAGGCGGCCGCGCACGCGAAGGGCACGGTCGTGCGCGAGCGGGCCACCCGTGCTCCCGTGGTGGAGTAG
- a CDS encoding Dps family protein has translation MASHAKLHYTTPGLTTEVAQRVVDLLQDRLNATNDLHLTLKHVHWNVVGPHFIAVHEMIDPQVETVRGFADDLAERIATLGGSPSGTPGAIVDQRTWNEYSIGRATTQEHLAALDVVYQGVIESYRSGIKVLEELDPVTQDMFISQTEQFELFHWFIRAHLEDKSGSLSTGDATTEKGAARAAE, from the coding sequence ATGGCCTCACATGCGAAGTTGCACTACACGACTCCCGGCCTCACCACGGAGGTGGCGCAGCGCGTCGTCGACCTCCTGCAGGACCGGCTGAACGCCACCAACGACCTGCACCTCACGCTCAAGCACGTGCACTGGAACGTGGTCGGACCGCACTTCATCGCCGTCCACGAGATGATCGATCCGCAGGTCGAGACCGTGCGCGGGTTCGCCGACGACCTCGCCGAGCGGATCGCCACTTTGGGCGGCTCGCCCTCGGGCACCCCGGGCGCGATCGTCGATCAGCGCACCTGGAACGAGTACAGCATCGGGCGGGCGACCACCCAGGAGCACCTCGCCGCGCTCGACGTCGTCTACCAGGGCGTGATCGAGTCCTACCGGTCGGGGATCAAGGTCCTCGAGGAGCTCGACCCGGTCACCCAGGACATGTTCATCTCCCAGACCGAGCAGTTCGAGCTCTTCCACTGGTTCATCCGGGCCCACCTGGAGGACAAGTCCGGCTCGCTGTCGACCGGCGACGCCACCACCGAGAAGGGTGCTGCGCGCGCCGCGGAGTGA
- a CDS encoding CoA-binding protein yields the protein MTTSTWQDPAVVEEMLAADTWAVVGLSGDPRRTAYRIAALLQERGKRIVPVHPAAAEEELVVLGEKAYPTLAAIPFPIDVVDVFRRSEHAGEVADEAVAIGAKGVWFQLGVVDEAAFARTTAAGTPMVMDTCPAIEWGSRGA from the coding sequence ATGACCACGAGCACCTGGCAGGACCCCGCCGTCGTCGAGGAGATGCTGGCCGCCGACACCTGGGCGGTGGTCGGACTCTCCGGCGACCCCCGCCGCACGGCGTACCGGATCGCGGCGCTGCTGCAGGAGCGCGGCAAGCGGATCGTCCCGGTGCACCCCGCGGCCGCCGAGGAGGAGCTGGTGGTGCTCGGCGAGAAGGCCTACCCGACGCTGGCAGCGATCCCCTTCCCGATCGACGTGGTCGACGTCTTCCGCCGCTCCGAGCACGCCGGCGAGGTGGCCGACGAGGCGGTGGCGATCGGCGCAAAGGGCGTGTGGTTCCAGCTCGGCGTGGTCGACGAGGCGGCGTTCGCGCGGACCACCGCTGCCGGCACCCCGATGGTGATGGACACCTGTCCCGCGATCGAGTGGGGCAGCCGGGGCGCCTGA
- a CDS encoding TetR family transcriptional regulator, translating into MPATSTRERMVAAAFRLFTDRGFEATTVDDIAAEAGVGRTTFFRSFPTKEAVVFPDHAPILAAVDARLSSATRDTGDLALLEASRIVLDNYLADGEVARARYALTSSVPALRATESANQRAYQQLFRDHVRRWLTPPDGELRDDLIAEVLANAVVTAHNHVLRRWLRGTSTDARSELADAVAAVTRRLGLEASEATETQVVVVRSRRPFDEVLPQVRRLLADDA; encoded by the coding sequence ATGCCTGCGACGAGCACCCGGGAGCGGATGGTGGCCGCGGCCTTCCGCCTCTTCACCGACCGCGGCTTCGAAGCCACCACCGTCGACGACATCGCCGCCGAGGCCGGCGTCGGACGCACCACGTTCTTCCGCTCGTTCCCGACGAAGGAGGCGGTGGTCTTCCCCGACCATGCGCCGATCCTGGCCGCCGTCGACGCGCGCCTGTCCAGCGCCACCCGCGACACCGGTGACCTGGCGCTGCTGGAGGCGTCCCGGATCGTGTTGGACAACTACCTCGCGGACGGCGAGGTGGCCCGGGCCCGTTACGCGCTGACCAGCAGCGTCCCCGCCCTCCGCGCCACCGAGTCGGCCAACCAACGTGCCTACCAGCAGCTCTTCCGCGACCACGTGCGCCGCTGGCTCACCCCGCCGGACGGCGAGCTGAGGGACGACCTGATCGCCGAGGTCCTCGCCAACGCGGTGGTCACCGCCCACAACCACGTGCTGCGACGCTGGCTGCGGGGCACCAGCACCGACGCCCGCTCCGAGCTGGCCGACGCCGTCGCCGCAGTGACCCGCCGCCTGGGCCTCGAGGCCAGCGAGGCGACCGAGACCCAGGTGGTCGTGGTCCGCTCGCGGCGGCCGTTCGACGAGGTCCTCCCCCAGGTACGTCGCCTGCTGGCCGACGACGCCTGA
- a CDS encoding acyl-CoA dehydrogenase family protein, producing the protein MGNDFTYYGLSEEHDAIREAVRALCDDKVAPYAADVDEEARYPQEAHDALVAADFHAPHVPEQYGGAGADALATCIVIEEVARACVSSSLIPAVNKLGSLPLQLAGSEELKQAYLPRLAAGEGGFSYCLSEPDAGSDSAAQKTRAVRDGDDYVLNGVKRWITNAGVSEFYTVLASTDPDARSRGITAFVVEKSDEGVTFGAPEKKLGIKGSPTREVYLDNVRIPASRMIGAEGEGFEIAMRTLDHTRVTIAAQAVGVAQGALDYALGYVQERQQFGRPIADFQGLQFLLADMGMKVEAARQLTYAAAAKSERGDADLTFFGASAKCFASDVAMQVTTDAVQALGGYGYTRDYPVERMMRDAKITQIYEGTNQVQRIVAARQLLAGVQRSK; encoded by the coding sequence GTGGGCAACGACTTCACGTACTACGGACTCTCCGAGGAGCACGACGCGATCCGCGAGGCGGTCCGCGCGCTCTGCGACGACAAGGTGGCGCCGTACGCTGCCGACGTCGACGAGGAGGCTCGCTACCCGCAGGAGGCGCACGACGCGCTGGTGGCCGCCGACTTCCACGCCCCGCACGTCCCGGAGCAGTACGGCGGCGCCGGCGCGGACGCGCTCGCCACCTGCATCGTGATCGAGGAGGTCGCCCGTGCGTGCGTCTCGTCCTCGCTCATCCCGGCCGTCAACAAGCTCGGCTCGCTCCCGCTGCAGCTGGCCGGCAGCGAGGAGCTCAAGCAGGCCTACCTGCCGCGGCTCGCCGCCGGCGAGGGCGGCTTCTCCTACTGCCTCTCCGAGCCCGATGCCGGCTCCGACTCGGCCGCACAGAAGACCCGTGCGGTACGCGACGGCGACGACTACGTCCTCAACGGTGTGAAGCGCTGGATCACCAACGCCGGCGTCTCGGAGTTCTACACCGTGCTCGCCTCCACCGACCCCGACGCGCGCTCGCGCGGGATCACCGCCTTCGTGGTGGAGAAGTCCGACGAGGGCGTCACCTTCGGCGCGCCGGAGAAGAAGCTCGGCATCAAGGGCTCGCCGACCCGCGAGGTCTACCTCGACAACGTGCGGATCCCGGCCAGCCGGATGATCGGCGCCGAGGGAGAGGGCTTCGAGATCGCGATGCGCACGCTGGACCACACCCGGGTGACCATCGCCGCCCAGGCGGTCGGCGTCGCCCAGGGCGCACTGGACTACGCGCTGGGCTACGTCCAGGAGCGCCAGCAGTTCGGCCGCCCGATCGCCGACTTCCAGGGCCTGCAGTTCCTGCTGGCGGACATGGGCATGAAGGTCGAGGCAGCGCGGCAGTTGACGTATGCGGCGGCGGCGAAGTCCGAGCGCGGCGACGCCGACCTGACCTTCTTCGGCGCCTCGGCCAAGTGCTTCGCCTCCGACGTGGCGATGCAGGTCACCACCGACGCGGTCCAGGCGCTCGGCGGCTACGGCTACACCCGCGACTACCCGGTGGAGCGGATGATGCGCGACGCCAAGATCACCCAGATCTACGAGGGCACCAACCAGGTGCAGCGGATCGTGGCCGCTCGGCAGCTGCTGGCCGGCGTACAGCGGTCCAAGTGA
- a CDS encoding DUF1059 domain-containing protein — translation MPSLRCPCDTTLRADNDDDLVEKVQEHLAAEHPGREYSREEILFMAM, via the coding sequence ATGCCCTCACTGCGCTGCCCCTGCGACACCACCCTGCGTGCCGACAACGACGACGACCTCGTCGAGAAGGTCCAGGAGCACCTCGCCGCCGAGCACCCCGGCCGGGAGTACTCCCGTGAGGAGATCCTCTTCATGGCGATGTGA
- a CDS encoding crotonase/enoyl-CoA hydratase family protein, whose translation MGTYETLRVELDGDGVATVTLHRPDALNAFDLTMAVELERFFLTDARRDEVRAVVVTGAGRAFCAGMDLNAAGNVFGLDESHSPTPEDFSANYLEEPYASGIRDTGGKVTLAIHALPKPVIAAINGPAVGIGATMTLAMDLRLASTKARIGFVFGRLGIVPEACSSWFLPRIVGIQQALEWVYSADVLDAEAALAGGLLRSVHEPDELVGTAQELARSFVIGRSATALGLAKQLLYRNGAAADPLHAHLSDSLAMYWTSIADGKEGVAAFLEKRAPRFTGSAADLPRIFPG comes from the coding sequence ATGGGAACCTACGAGACGCTGCGCGTCGAACTGGACGGCGACGGCGTCGCCACCGTGACCCTGCACCGCCCGGACGCGCTCAACGCGTTCGACCTCACGATGGCGGTGGAGCTGGAGCGGTTCTTCCTCACCGACGCCCGCCGCGACGAGGTGCGGGCCGTGGTCGTCACCGGCGCCGGCCGGGCGTTCTGCGCCGGCATGGACCTCAACGCCGCCGGCAACGTGTTCGGCCTGGACGAGAGCCACTCCCCCACGCCGGAGGACTTCTCCGCGAACTACCTGGAGGAGCCCTACGCGTCGGGCATCCGCGACACCGGCGGCAAGGTGACCCTGGCGATCCACGCCCTGCCCAAGCCGGTGATCGCCGCGATCAACGGGCCCGCGGTGGGGATCGGTGCCACCATGACCCTGGCGATGGACCTGCGGCTCGCCTCGACCAAGGCCCGGATCGGCTTCGTCTTCGGACGACTCGGCATCGTCCCGGAGGCCTGCTCATCCTGGTTCCTGCCCCGGATCGTCGGCATCCAGCAGGCGCTGGAGTGGGTCTACTCGGCCGACGTCCTCGACGCGGAGGCCGCGCTCGCCGGCGGCCTGCTGCGCAGCGTCCACGAGCCCGACGAGCTGGTCGGCACGGCCCAGGAGCTGGCCCGGTCGTTCGTGATCGGCCGGTCGGCGACGGCGCTCGGCCTCGCCAAGCAGCTGCTCTACCGCAACGGCGCCGCGGCCGACCCGCTGCACGCGCACCTCTCGGACTCGCTGGCGATGTACTGGACGTCGATCGCCGACGGGAAGGAGGGCGTCGCCGCCTTCCTGGAGAAGCGGGCACCGCGGTTCACCGGCAGCGCCGCGGACCTGCCCCGGATCTTCCCCGGCTGA
- a CDS encoding LCP family protein: MAGSGKRGDGSGDEGDYDWIYGTGGDPTPERPATRPGPADRPEPTMMLPQQPRPGTERPAGQRPAEAPPAPPSAPPARPHRSHSGWRRPKRWIKVILALLVLWLVYLVVVPILAWSKVDKVAFEPDGDRPEDQPGTTYLIVGSDSRGDLSKEEREQLGTGGDAGNARTDTIMLLQTGSGPDTLISIPRDTLVDIPGHGSGEKINSSFAIGGPELLTQTVESTTGIRIDHYVEIGFAGFVDVVDAVGGVEICPKQAIADKQANLDIEKGCQEVDGVTALGYARSRHAAYGDSNDDFARVRRQREVIAAIGDKAVSPWTVINPIRYWRLNMAAPGAIAVGEGMGPFDAARFAMAMSASTSGKGKSCTLPVDYQAAGTGYSDVVIDTERADQLFDIIIEDRTDDLTNKICNQKGL, encoded by the coding sequence ATGGCAGGAAGCGGCAAGCGCGGGGACGGCTCCGGCGACGAGGGGGACTACGACTGGATCTACGGCACCGGCGGCGACCCGACCCCCGAGCGTCCGGCCACCCGTCCCGGACCGGCCGACCGACCGGAGCCGACGATGATGCTGCCGCAGCAGCCGCGCCCCGGCACGGAGCGGCCCGCCGGGCAGCGCCCGGCCGAGGCTCCTCCCGCCCCGCCGAGCGCGCCACCCGCACGGCCGCACCGCTCGCACAGCGGGTGGCGCCGTCCGAAGCGATGGATCAAGGTGATCCTGGCGCTGCTGGTGCTGTGGCTGGTCTATCTGGTCGTCGTGCCGATCCTCGCCTGGAGCAAGGTCGACAAGGTCGCCTTCGAGCCCGACGGGGATCGCCCCGAGGACCAGCCGGGGACGACGTACCTGATCGTGGGCAGCGACTCGCGCGGCGACCTCAGCAAGGAGGAGCGCGAGCAGCTGGGCACCGGCGGCGACGCCGGCAACGCCCGGACCGACACGATCATGCTGCTGCAGACCGGCTCCGGTCCGGACACCCTGATCTCCATCCCCCGCGACACCCTGGTCGACATCCCGGGCCACGGCTCGGGCGAGAAGATCAACTCCTCCTTCGCGATCGGCGGCCCGGAGCTGCTCACCCAGACCGTCGAGTCCACCACCGGGATCCGGATCGACCACTACGTCGAGATCGGCTTCGCCGGGTTCGTCGACGTGGTCGACGCCGTCGGCGGTGTCGAGATCTGTCCGAAGCAGGCGATCGCCGACAAGCAGGCGAACCTGGACATCGAGAAGGGTTGCCAGGAGGTCGACGGGGTCACCGCACTCGGCTACGCCCGGTCCCGTCACGCCGCTTACGGCGACAGCAACGACGACTTCGCGCGGGTACGCCGCCAGCGCGAGGTGATCGCCGCGATCGGCGACAAGGCGGTCTCGCCGTGGACCGTGATCAACCCGATCCGCTACTGGCGGCTGAACATGGCTGCTCCCGGTGCGATCGCGGTCGGAGAGGGCATGGGGCCCTTCGACGCCGCCCGCTTCGCGATGGCGATGTCGGCCTCGACCTCCGGCAAGGGGAAGTCCTGCACCCTGCCGGTCGACTACCAGGCGGCGGGCACCGGCTACAGCGACGTGGTGATCGACACCGAGCGTGCCGACCAGCTCTTCGACATCATCATCGAGGACCGCACCGACGACCTGACCAACAAGATCTGCAACCAGAAGGGGCTCTGA
- a CDS encoding homing endonuclease associated repeat-containing protein, with product MATAFTDDDLLAALRDAAGGSALSTAAYERHRETAGGPSVAWIIRRFGSWRAACTAAGLPTHARSARAATWTDEQLVAHVAAYLADLEPGVRGSFAGYSAWATAQQGAPSGATVRARMPWADARRRAAGEPSGS from the coding sequence ATGGCCACCGCCTTCACCGACGACGACCTGCTCGCCGCGCTGCGTGACGCGGCCGGCGGCAGCGCCCTGAGCACGGCCGCCTACGAGCGCCACCGCGAGACCGCGGGCGGGCCGTCCGTCGCCTGGATCATCCGCCGCTTCGGCTCCTGGCGCGCCGCCTGTACGGCGGCCGGCCTGCCCACCCATGCCCGGTCCGCGCGCGCCGCCACCTGGACCGACGAGCAGCTGGTCGCGCACGTCGCGGCCTACCTGGCCGATCTCGAGCCGGGCGTCCGCGGCAGCTTCGCCGGCTACAGCGCCTGGGCGACGGCGCAGCAGGGCGCGCCGAGTGGCGCGACGGTGCGTGCCCGGATGCCCTGGGCCGATGCCCGGCGACGCGCCGCGGGCGAGCCGTCGGGGTCCTGA
- a CDS encoding acyl-CoA thioesterase yields MSVLPPELPPSRPPSYSRMELASLTARAQANLLGNIHGGEIVKLADSAAGVVAQRHSGGPAVTAALDEMAFHEPVRVGDIIRTRAQVNWCGSSSMEVGVRIETQPWDDASSESLHVGSAYFVFVAIDAAGRPRRVPALTPEDAEDERRAREAGIRRAHRMARRQEIEAGRTGSRTAPNG; encoded by the coding sequence GTGAGCGTCCTGCCCCCGGAGTTGCCGCCCTCCCGCCCGCCGTCGTACTCGCGGATGGAGCTGGCCTCGCTGACCGCTCGTGCGCAGGCGAACCTGCTGGGCAACATCCACGGCGGCGAGATCGTCAAGCTCGCCGACTCCGCCGCCGGGGTGGTCGCGCAGCGGCACAGCGGCGGGCCCGCGGTGACCGCGGCCCTGGACGAGATGGCCTTCCACGAGCCGGTCCGGGTGGGCGACATCATCCGCACCAGGGCGCAGGTGAACTGGTGCGGTTCCTCGTCGATGGAGGTCGGCGTGCGGATCGAGACCCAGCCCTGGGACGACGCCAGCTCGGAGTCGCTGCACGTCGGGTCGGCGTACTTCGTCTTCGTGGCGATCGACGCGGCCGGGCGCCCGCGCCGCGTACCGGCGCTGACACCCGAGGACGCCGAGGACGAGCGGCGGGCCCGGGAGGCCGGGATCCGGCGGGCGCACCGGATGGCCCGCCGCCAGGAGATCGAGGCGGGCCGCACCGGCTCCCGGACCGCGCCTAACGGCTGA
- a CDS encoding LysR family transcriptional regulator — protein MIDLRRLEALVAVYRTGSVSAAAAALHYGQPTVSHHLRRLEAETGSVLLQRVGRGVRLTADGVQLARRGEEILGLLERAETELAAANHLRTGNVRLAAFPSGAATLVPAAIARLATRHPGLTLDLIEAEPPEATEMLRAGEVDLALTFAYPDQPDQEQIRAETLFGDPLHLVAADVDRLGAGAADATTTLDHLGDHRWITGCERCRIELLHLCDAAGFTPDIAFASDDYVAVQALVATGVGVTVLPGLALEAHRNPGVVTRAVAGAARHVQLASYGAPPRPAAVEAVAATLRAVAVSR, from the coding sequence GTGATCGACCTTCGGCGGCTCGAGGCCCTCGTCGCGGTGTATCGGACCGGGAGCGTCTCCGCCGCCGCTGCCGCGCTCCACTACGGCCAGCCCACCGTCTCCCATCACCTGCGCCGGCTCGAGGCCGAGACCGGCAGCGTGCTCCTGCAGCGCGTCGGCCGCGGCGTCCGGCTGACCGCCGACGGCGTCCAGCTCGCCCGGCGCGGCGAGGAGATCCTCGGCCTCCTCGAACGGGCCGAGACCGAGCTCGCCGCCGCCAACCACCTGCGCACCGGCAACGTCAGGCTCGCCGCGTTCCCGTCCGGGGCCGCCACGCTGGTCCCGGCGGCGATCGCCCGGCTCGCGACCCGGCACCCCGGCCTCACCCTCGACCTGATCGAGGCGGAGCCACCGGAGGCCACCGAGATGCTGCGCGCCGGCGAGGTCGACCTGGCGCTGACCTTCGCCTACCCGGACCAGCCGGACCAGGAGCAGATCCGGGCCGAGACCCTCTTCGGCGACCCGTTGCACCTGGTGGCCGCCGACGTCGACCGACTCGGCGCCGGTGCGGCCGACGCCACCACCACGCTCGACCACCTCGGCGACCACCGGTGGATCACCGGCTGCGAGCGCTGCCGCATCGAGCTGCTGCATCTGTGTGACGCCGCCGGGTTCACCCCGGACATCGCCTTCGCCAGCGACGACTACGTGGCCGTGCAGGCCCTGGTCGCCACCGGTGTCGGCGTCACCGTGCTGCCCGGCCTGGCCCTGGAGGCCCACCGCAACCCGGGCGTCGTCACCCGCGCGGTGGCCGGCGCCGCCCGTCACGTCCAGCTGGCGTCGTACGGCGCACCGCCGCGGCCGGCGGCGGTCGAGGCGGTCGCGGCGACCCTCCGGGCGGTGGCGGTCAGCCGTTAG
- a CDS encoding threonine ammonia-lyase has product MDSSVGTSSLTFAAVQRAGEVVAATLATTPLVSHPVLDRSVGRRLLVKHEHVLPTGSFKVRGGVHLAATLTDVERRVGLVTTSTGNHAQSVAFAARAAGVPATVVMPQCAPAVKRDAVEALGARVIVHGDGLGEAAAHARSLATEGGYIDPTDPRIILGHATAYLELFTQASGLGAVYVPIGSGTGAVGACVVRDALAPSCAVIGVQSSSAPAGWRSWLSGRIETAPAATRASGLATTSGYAATLATLWAGLADFLLVTDDEIDGAARLLATRAGTLAEGAGAAALAGVVAAAEPAADGDLPVADGELPVAVMCTGGNASADEIARLAAAA; this is encoded by the coding sequence ATGGACTCCTCGGTCGGTACCTCGTCGTTGACGTTCGCTGCGGTGCAGCGGGCCGGCGAGGTCGTCGCCGCCACCCTCGCGACGACGCCGCTGGTGTCCCACCCGGTGCTCGACCGGTCGGTGGGGCGCCGGCTCCTGGTCAAGCACGAGCACGTGCTCCCGACAGGCTCCTTCAAGGTGCGCGGCGGCGTCCACCTGGCCGCCACGCTCACCGACGTCGAGCGCCGGGTCGGCCTGGTCACCACCTCCACCGGCAACCACGCGCAGTCGGTGGCGTTCGCCGCTCGCGCCGCCGGGGTGCCGGCGACCGTGGTGATGCCGCAGTGCGCGCCCGCGGTGAAGCGGGACGCGGTCGAGGCCCTGGGTGCGCGGGTGATCGTCCACGGGGACGGGCTGGGCGAGGCCGCCGCGCACGCGCGCTCCCTCGCGACCGAGGGTGGCTACATCGATCCGACCGACCCGCGGATCATCCTGGGCCACGCGACCGCCTACCTGGAGCTGTTCACCCAGGCCTCCGGGCTCGGCGCGGTCTACGTGCCGATCGGCAGCGGCACCGGAGCGGTCGGCGCGTGCGTGGTCCGCGACGCCCTCGCACCCTCGTGTGCGGTGATCGGCGTGCAGTCCTCCTCGGCCCCGGCCGGCTGGCGCTCCTGGCTCAGCGGCCGGATCGAGACGGCCCCGGCCGCCACCCGGGCCTCCGGCCTGGCCACCACCAGCGGCTACGCCGCCACACTCGCCACCCTGTGGGCCGGACTGGCCGACTTCCTGCTGGTCACCGACGACGAGATCGACGGCGCGGCCCGCCTGCTGGCCACCCGTGCCGGCACGCTCGCGGAGGGAGCCGGCGCGGCCGCGCTCGCCGGCGTCGTCGCTGCGGCCGAACCGGCTGCGGACGGTGACCTGCCGGTCGCGGACGGTGAGCTGCCGGTCGCGGTGATGTGCACCGGAGGCAACGCCTCGGCCGACGAGATCGCCCGGCTCGCGGCGGCCGCCTGA
- a CDS encoding LCP family protein, whose translation MAFTLLAPGSAQLIAGNRKVGLVALRIWIGLLCLGALGLVVSALDHSWAITLAFNSDLLLLLRLGLFAAAIGWAALFMDAWRLGQPLTLGLPQRRAVVGVNGLLCLSVAGTLLFGAHLVGVQRDLSIALFGNTAVSGAHDGRFNVLLLGGDSGAGRWGLRPDSLTVASIDAETGKAVLVGLPRNLENFPFRDGSVMDEQFPDGFDCDGCYINGVSTWAEDHTDLFGESETPGVDATVSAVEGVTGLRINYWAMVNLQGFKDLVDAVGGITLNVRQPIPVGGLGDDVTGYIDPGKRTLDGFETLWYARAREGSDDYSRMARQKCVLNGFLQQVSPQTALTNFEELAEATTGMFSTNLPASEVGRFVELGLKTRSQKVATVSLVPPKVNTAEPDIDEIRQMVADAVASSEGSGGDDAGTTARKKRNSTVTGGSIGSRDGGYAANESDDLSSAC comes from the coding sequence ATGGCGTTCACGCTCCTCGCCCCGGGCTCGGCCCAGCTGATCGCCGGCAACCGCAAGGTCGGCCTGGTCGCCCTGCGGATCTGGATCGGACTGCTCTGCCTCGGCGCCCTCGGCCTGGTGGTCAGCGCGCTGGACCACTCCTGGGCGATCACCCTGGCCTTCAACAGCGATCTGCTGCTCCTGCTGCGGCTCGGCCTCTTCGCCGCCGCCATCGGCTGGGCGGCCCTGTTCATGGATGCCTGGCGCCTCGGTCAGCCGCTGACGTTGGGGCTGCCGCAGCGGCGCGCCGTGGTGGGGGTCAACGGACTGCTCTGCCTCTCGGTCGCCGGCACGCTGCTCTTCGGCGCCCACCTGGTCGGCGTACAGCGGGATCTCTCCATCGCACTCTTCGGCAACACCGCGGTCAGCGGAGCCCACGACGGCCGTTTCAACGTACTGCTGCTGGGCGGTGACTCCGGCGCGGGCCGCTGGGGGCTGCGCCCGGACTCGCTGACGGTCGCCTCGATCGACGCGGAGACCGGCAAGGCGGTGCTGGTCGGGCTGCCTCGCAACCTGGAGAACTTCCCGTTCCGCGACGGCAGCGTGATGGACGAGCAGTTCCCCGACGGCTTCGACTGCGACGGCTGCTACATCAACGGGGTCAGCACCTGGGCCGAGGACCACACCGACCTGTTCGGTGAGTCCGAGACCCCTGGCGTCGACGCCACGGTCTCGGCGGTCGAGGGGGTCACCGGACTGCGGATCAACTACTGGGCGATGGTCAACCTGCAGGGCTTCAAGGACCTCGTCGACGCGGTCGGCGGGATCACCCTCAACGTGCGCCAGCCGATCCCGGTCGGCGGCCTCGGCGACGACGTCACCGGCTACATCGACCCCGGCAAGCGCACCCTCGACGGCTTCGAGACGCTCTGGTACGCCCGTGCTCGGGAGGGCTCGGACGACTACTCACGGATGGCGCGCCAGAAGTGCGTGCTCAACGGCTTCCTGCAGCAGGTCAGCCCGCAGACCGCGCTGACCAACTTCGAGGAGCTCGCCGAAGCGACGACCGGGATGTTCTCCACCAACCTGCCCGCCTCCGAGGTCGGGCGCTTCGTGGAGCTGGGCCTGAAGACGCGGAGCCAGAAGGTCGCCACGGTCTCGCTGGTGCCACCGAAGGTGAACACCGCCGAGCCCGACATCGACGAGATCCGGCAGATGGTCGCCGACGCGGTGGCGAGCTCGGAGGGCAGCGGCGGCGACGACGCGGGCACGACCGCGAGGAAGAAGCGGAACAGCACCGTCACCGGCGGGTCGATCGGCAGCCGCGACGGCGGCTATGCGGCGAACGAGTCCGACGACCTGAGCTCCGCCTGCTAG